One part of the Pseudoliparis swirei isolate HS2019 ecotype Mariana Trench chromosome 6, NWPU_hadal_v1, whole genome shotgun sequence genome encodes these proteins:
- the pamr1b gene encoding inactive serine protease PAMR1 isoform X3, with translation MMMSLEFHQSCRYDFVEVRDGDSIDSRVIARFCGNNRPALVQSSGPSLHILFVSDGYKNFDGFFATFQESSACSSSPCLHDGTCVLDSSYTYHCACLAGYTGKSCEHVVGCCRPPVPTHGFTEGLFHHSGARITFRCDPGFELRGFHTAICLSDGTWSVSAPECVPVEIVCTLPPKPTHGDHFLVYGPNDVLIALQYLCYQPHELSGSSQRACLPNNTWSGTPPVCNQVNNTLTGEGKEKGQENTTGEKESVGGRDINTGHDNTTAVDREDKYTGTVPEETVSEGANEGELEERNTGSEKPTGGSEDKVESEGPDNSLNTVEMNEPGVGRPPEEKEGSPETNLDTEKTDITEVVVVKDKGQEEKERKEEQVNGKRDSDKVSPNDTKMRTAIVAEGDNTVEIFDLEMTKNNTIRQTKNTQKENNTIGSPEPGRKVLPTRVNITQYMHRVGTEEDGKPKEKPTIKVDKKLKDSAERGGKEKEKEVNQSFTGKSCPLLSRLYHGYHQLVPGLEPETVEFFCNHSYAISGNARRTCQPNGTWSGQHPLCVRACREPKVSELVRQRVLPPQAPSRKTPVHKLYSSGLGRLLQSAGPAKDPPVLSQLPRGLHHLYSHIEYECASPFYHHAGSSRRTCLKTGKWSGRHVSCSPVCGKHPTFDPERPTEAHWPWLVAIYRRFTNGAGTKVTKADRQAGSLKGDVEAGTGRHDRAPDWQLVCSGALVNQKRVVVAAHCVTELEKVYPLDAAKIKVVVGKQYRDDHRESKGLQHLRVASVVVHPNYDPHILDSDMAVVKLLDKARIGEKVLPLCLSDSQGEEVTSGQGLVTGWSPLAGSSLGPDEKARVGLVHLADVVPCERQYARNDVPVSVTDNMLCASHKPDYGPSNICPSDTGGILVLPALSENQTSHNQQPPLSLRQGESKGLWRLMGLVSFGYDQGECNPDLYTVYTRVANFKDWIESHMK, from the exons ATGATGATGAGTCTGGAGTTTCACCAATCTTGTCGTTACGACTTTGTGGAGGTCCGAGATGGTGACAGCATTGACTCGCGTGTTATTGCTCGATTCTGTGGGAACAACAGACCGGCCCTCGTTCAGAGCTCTGGTCCCAGTCTGCACATACTCTTTGTGTCTGATGGTTATAAGAATTTCGATGGATTCTTTGCCACTTTCCAGGAGAGCTCAG CGTGCAGCTCTTCTCCTTGCCTACATGATGGGACTTGTGTCCTGGACAGTTCTTACACGTACCACTGTGCCTGTCTGGCTGGCTACACAGGCAAGAGTTGTGAACACG TTGTTGGATGCTGCAGGCCTCCAGTGCCCACCCATGGATTCACAGAGGGTTTGTTTCATCACTCGGGAGCACGCATAACTTTCCGTTGTGACCCTGGCTTTGAGCTGCGGGGTTTCCACACTGCCATCTGCCTGAGCGATGGCACCTGGAGTGTGTCTGCCCCAGAGTGTG TGCCAGTGGAAATAGTCTGTACTCTTCCTCCCAAGCcaacacatggggaccacttCTTGGTTTATGGACCCAATGATGTCCTCATTGCTCTACAGTACCTGTGCTACCAGCCCCATGAACTCAGTGGGAGCTCCCAGAGAGCCTGCCTCCCGAACAACACCTGGAGTGGGACTCCTCCCGTTTGCAACCAAG TGAATAATACTCTCACTggagaaggaaaagagaaagGTCAAGAAAACACAACTGGTGAAAAAGAAAGTGTTGGAGGGAGAGATATAAACACTGGGCACGACAATACAACAGCAGTCGACAGAGAAGATAAATATACGGGTACCGTTCCAGAGGAAACTGTGTCTGAGGGTGCGAATGAAGGAGAGCTAGAGGAAAGAAATACTGGATCAGAGAAACCCACTGGAGGCAGCGAAGATAAAGTGGAGAGTGAAGGTCCAGACAACAGCCTGAATACAGTTGAAATGAATGAACCTGGGGTTGGGAGGCCACCTGAGGAAAAAGAAGGCAGTCCAGAGACAAACTTAGATACAGAAAAGACAGATATCACAGAAGTAGTTGTGGTGAAAGACAAAGGAcaagaagagaaggaaagaaaagaagagcagGTGAATGGAAAAAGAGATTCGGACAAAGTCAGCCCGAATGACACCAAGATGAGAACGGCCATCGTAGCTGAGGGTGACAACACAGTGGAGATATTTGACCTGGAAATGACAAAGAACAACACGATACGTCAGACAAAGAATACACAGAAGGAAAATAATACCATAGGTTCTCCAGAGCCGGGGAGGAAAGTCCTTCCCACTCGAGTCAACATCACACAGTACATGCACAGAGTGGGAACCGAGGAAGATGGGAAACCAAAGGAAAAACCAACAATTAAAGTGGACAAGAAATTGAAGGATTCTGCTGAGAGGGGGggcaaagaaaaagagaaagaggtcAACCAAAGCTTCACCG GGAAAAGCTGCCCACTTCTCTCTCGCCTCTACCATGGCTACCACCAGCTGGTGCCTGGACTGGAGCCTGAAACAGTGGAATTCTTCTGTAACCACTCGTATGCGATCAGTGGTAATGCCCGACGTACCTGCCAGCCGAATGGGACCTGGAGTGGTCAACATCCCCTCTGTGTCAGAG CATGCCGGGAGCCCAAAGTGTCGGAGCTGGTTAGACAAAGAGTTCTGCCACCTCAGGCCCCATCCAG AAAGACACCTGTGCACAAGCTCTACTCTTCTGGGCTGGGCCGGCTGCTCCAGTCTGCGGGCCCCGCTAAAGACCCGCCAGTGCTTTCCCAGTTGCCCCGGGGCCTCCACCACCTTTACTCGCACATAGAGTACGAGTGTGCCTCTCCTTTCTACCACCACGCTGGCAGTTCTCGCCGCACTTGCTTGAAGACTGGGAAATGGAGTGGGCGCCATGTGTCCTGTTCGCCAG TGTGTGGGAAGCATCCGACCTTTGACCCAGAGAGGCCGACAGAGGCTCACTGGCCTTGGCTGGTAGCCATCTACCGCCGATTCACCAACGGAGCTGGGACCAAGGTGACCAAGGCAGACCGCCAGGCAGGGTCCCTGAAGGGGGACGTTGAAGCAGGAACTGGCCGCCACGACCGGGCTCCTGACTGGCAGCTGGTGTGCAGTGGGGCTCTGGTGAACCAGAAGAGGGTGGTGGTTGCGGCCCACTGTGTGACAGAGCTGGAGAAGGTGTATCCTCTGGATGCAGCCAAGATCAAGGTGGTGGTAGGGAAGCAGTACCGTGACGACCACAGGGAAAGCAAAGGTCTGCAACACCTGAGG GTGGCCTCCGTTGTTGTTCATCCAAACTACGATCCCCATATTCTCGACTCTGACATGGCTGTGGTCAAGTTATTGGACAAAGCGCGGATCGGGGAGAAGGTCCTGCCGCTCTGCCTCTCAGACAGCCAGGGAGAAGAAGTGACATCTGGCCAAGGGCTTGTGACAGGCTGGTCTCCCCTGGCTGGTTCAAGTCTGGGTCCAGATGAGAAGGCGAGGGTTGGGCTTGTTCACCTGGCTGATGTCGTGCCCTGTGAGAGGCAGTATGCTCGCAATGACGTGCCAGTCAGCGTCACAGACAACATGCTCTGTGCCAGCCACAAGCCTGACTACGGACCCTCCAACATATGTCCCTCTGACACGGGGGGCATCCTTGTCCTCCCCGCCCTCTCCGAGAACCAAACCAGCCACAACCAGCAGCCCCCTCTCAGCTTGAGGCAGGGGGAGAGCAAAGGGCTGTGGAGACTCATGGGACTGGTGAGCTTTGGCTATGACCAAGGGGAGTGTAACCCTGACCTCTACACAGTCTACACACGTGTAGCTAACTTCAAAGACTGGATCGAGAGCCACATGAAATGA